From the genome of Scytonema hofmannii PCC 7110, one region includes:
- a CDS encoding glutathionylspermidine synthase family protein, with protein MDIFNSPQRKRFFQSMKMGWYNVCPIEEGTGIPLTDQESPYALYYCHKVPPQTIQEIKHASELVGSVLMEAWSIVRTLDEETLLYYGFPQDAIKVVKHDSLAPFCMRLDWCWNEGTGVKKVIETNPQTPSFWFECTEGNGKVAEHFELQDPVFNTQNILSLSLNQHIQRAALLLNKSVQECRIAFTALNNAEDLGTMRWLSKKNKHKSAVLPLEYLRIKDGEYLFDSRTGKSIDILFMWYPIEWLIYDTDDKGERLWSALEQLILEKKIVIVNFGSAFALQPKSIFALITDLGLDFFSNRDAETIFDYFPRTSMMPEKIGNSYFAKPILGREGAGGFAVKSGEVAVRSHSNDPWYTEQDYVYQELLELPSLEIAQQSMTVVWGAWLYNNGQDELVSGGVGMRVSEGTITDNISYWCPIGC; from the coding sequence ATGGATATTTTTAACAGCCCTCAAAGAAAGCGGTTCTTTCAATCAATGAAAATGGGCTGGTATAATGTTTGCCCAATTGAGGAAGGAACGGGTATCCCTCTGACTGACCAAGAATCGCCATACGCTTTGTATTACTGTCACAAAGTTCCGCCACAAACCATACAAGAAATCAAGCACGCATCTGAATTGGTTGGTAGTGTTTTGATGGAAGCTTGGTCTATTGTCCGCACGCTTGATGAAGAAACTTTGCTTTACTATGGCTTTCCTCAAGATGCTATTAAGGTAGTAAAACACGATTCTCTCGCACCATTTTGTATGCGGCTGGATTGGTGCTGGAATGAAGGGACAGGTGTAAAAAAGGTTATAGAAACAAATCCTCAAACTCCTAGCTTTTGGTTTGAGTGTACTGAGGGTAATGGCAAAGTTGCTGAACATTTTGAATTACAAGACCCTGTATTTAATACTCAAAATATATTAAGTTTATCGCTCAATCAACATATACAAAGAGCAGCATTATTGCTGAATAAAAGCGTTCAGGAATGTCGTATTGCTTTTACAGCATTAAATAATGCTGAGGATTTGGGTACTATGCGATGGTTAAGTAAAAAAAATAAGCATAAAAGTGCTGTTTTACCGCTAGAGTATCTCCGCATTAAAGACGGTGAATACCTGTTTGATTCTAGAACAGGGAAATCTATAGATATATTGTTTATGTGGTATCCCATCGAATGGCTGATCTATGATACTGATGATAAGGGTGAAAGATTATGGTCTGCTCTTGAGCAACTGATTTTAGAGAAGAAAATTGTTATTGTTAACTTTGGTTCTGCTTTTGCATTGCAGCCTAAAAGTATATTTGCTTTGATTACAGATTTGGGATTGGATTTTTTTAGTAATAGAGATGCTGAAACAATTTTTGATTATTTTCCTAGAACATCAATGATGCCAGAAAAAATAGGTAATTCATACTTTGCTAAACCTATTTTGGGACGAGAAGGTGCAGGAGGATTTGCGGTCAAATCAGGCGAGGTTGCTGTTCGCAGTCACAGTAATGACCCGTGGTATACTGAACAGGATTATGTTTATCAGGAGTTATTGGAACTTCCCTCTTTAGAAATTGCTCAACAATCTATGACTGTCGTTTGGGGAGCATGGTTGTACAATAACGGTCAAGATGAATTGGTGTCGGGTGGTGTAGGAATGCGTGTTTCTGAGGGGACAATTACAGATAATATTTCCTATTGGTGTCCTATTGGATGTTAG
- a CDS encoding MFS transporter yields MEKQTKSTSPWAFIPTLYFASGIPYVIVNTISVIFYKKLGVDNTQIAFWTSLLYLPWVIKMFWSPIVDTYWTKRTWIVVTQFAMFCCLALVAFSLQLSNFFFISLAALTVGAFISATYDIATDGFYLLALNPGEQAFFVGIRSLFYRIALIFGSGFLVVLAGILEEKYLNSIPLSWSLSIGLSSLVLAILFIFHRIFLPFPEGSDRRPLEVTSNISFFEIIFSYFRQRKIVAILAFILLYRFGEAMLLKIAQLFLLDQPEAGGLGLSTSTVGLVYGTFGVLSLIVGGITGGMVISKYGLKKCLLPMALALNLPDLFYVYMAYVKPSLPLVYALVSFEQLGYGFGFTAFSVYLMCISQGEYKTSHFAISTGIMALGIMLPGLISGYIQAQVGYLLFFILVCLLTVPGMISLFFIPLDEGTATVTSDQ; encoded by the coding sequence ATGGAAAAGCAAACTAAATCTACTTCTCCTTGGGCGTTCATTCCTACTTTGTATTTTGCTTCTGGAATTCCCTATGTCATTGTCAATACAATTTCTGTCATTTTTTACAAGAAATTAGGTGTAGATAATACTCAAATTGCCTTTTGGACGAGTTTGCTTTATCTTCCCTGGGTTATTAAAATGTTCTGGAGTCCAATTGTTGATACTTACTGGACTAAAAGAACATGGATAGTTGTGACTCAATTTGCTATGTTCTGTTGTTTGGCTTTGGTGGCTTTTTCGTTACAATTGTCAAATTTCTTTTTTATTTCTTTAGCTGCATTGACTGTTGGAGCATTTATTTCTGCAACTTATGATATTGCAACAGATGGTTTCTATTTACTGGCTTTGAATCCAGGTGAACAAGCTTTTTTTGTGGGTATTCGCTCGCTTTTTTATCGCATTGCTCTTATTTTTGGTTCTGGTTTTTTGGTGGTTTTAGCAGGGATACTGGAAGAAAAGTATCTGAATAGTATTCCTTTAAGTTGGAGTCTATCTATTGGTTTATCGTCTCTAGTCTTAGCAATATTGTTTATCTTTCATCGGATTTTTTTGCCTTTTCCTGAAGGTAGCGATCGCAGACCGTTAGAAGTCACATCAAATATTTCTTTTTTTGAGATTATTTTTTCTTATTTTAGACAGAGAAAGATTGTAGCTATCTTAGCATTTATCTTGCTTTACAGATTTGGTGAGGCAATGTTGCTCAAAATAGCGCAATTGTTTTTATTGGATCAACCAGAAGCTGGAGGATTGGGATTATCAACATCAACTGTAGGTTTAGTCTACGGTACGTTTGGGGTTCTTTCTTTGATTGTGGGAGGAATTACAGGTGGGATGGTTATTTCAAAGTATGGATTGAAAAAATGTCTTTTGCCAATGGCTTTGGCATTGAATCTACCGGATCTATTCTATGTGTATATGGCTTATGTTAAACCATCTCTGCCTCTTGTTTATGCTTTAGTTTCTTTTGAGCAGTTGGGATATGGTTTTGGATTCACTGCTTTTAGTGTTTATTTGATGTGTATTTCTCAAGGGGAGTATAAAACTTCTCATTTTGCCATCTCTACAGGTATTATGGCTTTGGGTATCATGCTACCTGGGTTAATTAGCGGTTATATTCAAGCACAAGTAGGATATCTATTATTTTTTATATTGGTATGTTTGTTGACGGTTCCTGGTATGATATCTCTATTTTTTATTCCTTTGGATGAAGGAACCGCAACAGTGACCAGTGACCAGTGA
- a CDS encoding N-acetylglucosamine kinase encodes MNYVLGIDGGGSKTVCVLMDETGQVLGRGESGASNYQSIGIQAALQAIESAIYGAAVEALKLTSDIRVKAICLGLAGVGRDEDIEVVEGLVLDLQNSGLLPIAWDLICRKYKNSNIVICNDALIALVGGVGCPVGIVVAAGTGSIVFGRNHQGDIKRVGGWGYVLGDEGSAYKIAVAGMQAALKSYDGREVSTSLVEVLKQHLGLASIEDLIEVVYRRGWGVKEIAALAPLVDGAAVCGDETANRIIDDAVKELIRATGTVIDAIFSQRELFEVVTAGSVWLGKSKMRDKFAQSIRTMFPTARVIFPRHEPAYGAGLLALQRLAEEEIS; translated from the coding sequence ATGAATTATGTTTTAGGAATTGATGGTGGTGGAAGTAAAACTGTTTGCGTTTTGATGGATGAGACAGGACAAGTTTTAGGTCGCGGTGAATCTGGTGCGTCGAATTATCAAAGTATAGGTATTCAGGCTGCATTACAAGCTATTGAGTCTGCTATTTATGGTGCAGCTGTTGAGGCGCTGAAGTTGACTTCTGATATTAGGGTGAAAGCCATTTGCTTGGGATTGGCTGGTGTAGGTCGAGATGAGGATATTGAAGTTGTAGAAGGTTTGGTGCTCGATCTGCAAAATAGTGGCTTGCTTCCTATTGCTTGGGATTTGATTTGTAGAAAATACAAGAATTCTAATATTGTTATTTGCAATGATGCTTTGATTGCTTTAGTTGGAGGAGTTGGTTGTCCTGTGGGAATTGTGGTTGCTGCTGGAACTGGTTCTATAGTTTTTGGTCGCAACCATCAGGGAGATATTAAGCGAGTTGGTGGTTGGGGATATGTTTTGGGTGATGAGGGAAGTGCTTATAAAATAGCTGTGGCTGGTATGCAAGCAGCATTAAAGTCATATGATGGACGTGAGGTTTCTACCAGTCTTGTTGAGGTTTTGAAACAACATCTCGGTCTGGCGAGTATTGAGGATTTAATAGAGGTTGTCTATCGCAGGGGTTGGGGTGTGAAGGAGATAGCTGCTTTGGCTCCTCTTGTTGATGGTGCTGCTGTTTGTGGTGATGAAACTGCTAATAGAATTATTGATGATGCTGTGAAGGAGTTGATACGGGCGACTGGTACAGTTATTGATGCGATTTTTAGTCAGCGAGAACTTTTTGAAGTTGTGACTGCGGGGAGTGTTTGGTTGGGGAAATCTAAGATGCGCGATAAATTTGCTCAATCAATTCGTACTATGTTTCCGACAGCAAGAGTGATTTTTCCTCGTCATGAACCTGCTTATGGTGCTGGGTTGTTGGCGTTGCAGAGGTTGGCGGAGGAAGAAATTTCATGA
- a CDS encoding TIGR03985 family CRISPR-associated protein, translating into MNTIFKGYPDFNLLQKLVKGSLDQSQNLTRAIRIWALLRWLYSKNCYSKLLDPFTYADWREAFFTETHKDEKQADILNHQDLNCACTKTTRQWLLELEVPIDKWQDSLQAQIPIAKSELEKILQERLFAQVRKSLQSDFELLVSRNYLQRSQHNTGRSKYYQRSHGSAAVPSLSQTFPSWKIAENITPQTSLSMKKQAYLAGTLGLFSFLDPNLPVLAEEFSEEEIDEDNHRIFLYVDYVVPDSSPTQDAVDEIQSQLQEIWNYDNVPPLLFTYHSAHKNQVKECVVYPVCIYFMERAKYLCAYGTTPHNDINWYKYRLDRIISQRIEELSWQDIRVPQILKEINDNHQLPTPKTINTKLKEAWGCDFYKEKSLMILRFDQDFHQRYIDGISIHDTFVKITYEQIFPLLQQHILNQEHRQVILNLLQSRPSSDAYYQVNYRVTDYYVIRWLRALGAKVEVLLPWNLRQEMTREIQNMFNLYEHIVGSHYK; encoded by the coding sequence ATGAATACCATATTCAAAGGCTATCCAGATTTTAACCTTTTACAAAAACTCGTCAAGGGTTCCCTCGACCAAAGCCAAAATTTGACACGTGCAATTAGAATATGGGCATTATTACGGTGGTTATATAGCAAAAATTGCTACTCCAAGCTCCTAGACCCTTTTACTTACGCAGATTGGCGTGAAGCTTTTTTTACCGAAACCCACAAGGATGAGAAGCAAGCAGATATTCTTAACCATCAAGATTTGAATTGTGCTTGCACTAAAACAACCAGACAATGGCTATTAGAGTTGGAAGTCCCCATTGACAAATGGCAGGATTCTTTACAAGCACAAATACCCATAGCTAAATCGGAACTGGAAAAAATTCTCCAAGAAAGATTATTTGCCCAGGTTCGTAAATCTTTACAAAGTGATTTTGAATTATTAGTCAGTCGTAATTACCTACAAAGAAGTCAACATAATACTGGTAGAAGCAAATATTATCAGCGATCGCATGGCAGCGCCGCTGTACCCAGCTTATCGCAAACATTCCCAAGTTGGAAGATTGCGGAAAATATCACCCCTCAAACAAGTTTAAGTATGAAGAAACAAGCTTATTTAGCAGGGACTTTAGGTTTGTTTAGCTTCCTCGACCCCAATTTACCCGTATTAGCTGAAGAATTTTCCGAGGAGGAAATAGATGAGGATAATCATCGTATATTTCTCTATGTTGATTATGTCGTTCCCGATTCTAGTCCAACACAAGATGCTGTAGATGAAATTCAAAGCCAATTGCAGGAAATTTGGAACTATGACAACGTTCCACCTTTACTTTTTACATACCATAGCGCCCATAAAAATCAAGTTAAAGAGTGCGTTGTTTATCCAGTCTGTATTTATTTTATGGAGCGTGCTAAATATCTGTGTGCCTATGGAACGACTCCCCACAATGATATTAACTGGTACAAATATCGTCTGGATCGAATTATCTCACAACGTATAGAAGAATTATCTTGGCAAGATATTCGTGTTCCACAAATTTTAAAAGAAATCAATGATAATCATCAATTACCAACTCCCAAAACCATCAACACCAAATTAAAAGAAGCTTGGGGATGTGATTTTTATAAAGAAAAATCATTAATGATATTACGATTTGACCAAGACTTCCATCAGCGCTATATCGATGGAATTAGTATTCATGATACTTTTGTAAAAATTACTTACGAGCAAATATTTCCCCTTCTTCAACAGCATATACTCAACCAAGAACATCGGCAGGTAATTTTAAATCTTCTCCAATCTCGTCCGAGTAGCGATGCATATTACCAAGTCAATTATCGAGTTACAGATTATTACGTTATCAGATGGTTACGAGCTTTAGGAGCAAAAGTTGAAGTCTTATTACCGTGGAATTTACGTCAGGAAATGACTCGTGAGATCCAAAATATGTTTAATCTATATGAGCACATTGTTGGAAGTCATTATAAATAA
- a CDS encoding RAMP superfamily CRISPR-associated protein → MTRECEVRHIIKRIVVRGILILDTPTCLGSGDIEGVTDMMLLRDSISPNALLTGTSIAGALRNYLHEYECNYATHEKRQNMSAKLFGDLFAYNNEIHFSEKQKLKVKEDDTQSSLIINDAISSTIPNIEIRDGVKINSVTRTVANKAKYDLELLETGTEFN, encoded by the coding sequence ATGACTAGAGAATGCGAAGTAAGGCATATTATTAAGCGTATAGTTGTGCGCGGTATTTTAATTCTGGATACACCGACTTGTTTAGGAAGTGGTGATATAGAAGGTGTTACAGATATGATGCTTCTGCGCGACAGTATTAGCCCCAATGCTTTACTAACAGGTACGTCAATAGCAGGAGCTTTACGTAATTATTTACATGAATATGAGTGTAATTATGCCACACACGAAAAACGTCAAAATATGTCAGCAAAACTTTTTGGTGATTTATTTGCTTATAACAATGAAATTCATTTTTCCGAAAAACAGAAATTGAAGGTAAAAGAGGATGATACACAAAGTTCTTTAATTATTAATGACGCTATCAGTAGCACTATCCCTAATATTGAAATACGGGATGGAGTCAAAATTAATAGCGTTACTCGTACTGTAGCAAATAAAGCAAAATATGATTTGGAATTATTAGAAACGGGAACTGAGTTTAATTGA
- a CDS encoding RAMP superfamily CRISPR-associated protein, with the protein MAIALHGLECQNNYTSGQISIGIKKNRGFGRCHVEKWQVWQFDLQNHEQRTQWLTFPYWETSLSDDYPTHDNIADALGVTIAEEDKRQHLTIQATFTLASPLLIRSGQASTNKAPDVVHLKSRRNGEAKAILSGTSLTGALRHRAERIVNTIQQNIEREAKEIEQFTNNFIDEIFGVDVTKDKTKEPKASRLIVDEVEINDTTDLVQNRIAIDRFTGGALDGALFNEQPIFGNDKTKLSITLQLRNPLKSEIGLLLLLLKDLWTGDLTVGGTSSIGRGRLKGENATIQYGDKNWTIVQNSSNKDLTINNPDDLEQFVTALYQEVTP; encoded by the coding sequence TTGGCAATAGCATTACATGGATTGGAATGCCAAAACAACTATACAAGTGGTCAAATTTCCATTGGTATTAAGAAAAATCGTGGTTTTGGTCGCTGTCATGTGGAAAAATGGCAAGTATGGCAATTTGACTTACAAAATCACGAACAGCGCACCCAATGGTTAACTTTTCCCTATTGGGAAACAAGTTTATCAGATGATTACCCAACCCACGACAATATTGCAGATGCTTTGGGTGTCACTATAGCAGAGGAAGATAAAAGACAACATCTAACTATCCAAGCTACATTTACCCTCGCAAGTCCCTTACTAATTCGTTCTGGACAAGCATCTACCAATAAAGCACCCGATGTTGTTCATTTGAAATCTCGACGGAATGGGGAAGCAAAAGCAATATTATCAGGTACGAGTTTAACTGGTGCGTTGCGACATCGTGCGGAAAGGATAGTTAATACTATTCAACAAAATATTGAAAGAGAGGCTAAAGAAATAGAACAATTTACAAATAATTTTATTGATGAAATTTTTGGAGTTGATGTAACGAAAGACAAAACAAAAGAGCCAAAAGCGAGTCGTTTAATTGTCGATGAAGTTGAAATTAATGATACCACTGACTTAGTGCAAAATCGAATTGCGATCGATAGATTTACTGGTGGTGCTTTAGATGGTGCTTTATTCAACGAGCAACCAATTTTTGGCAATGATAAAACAAAACTCTCAATTACACTGCAACTACGTAACCCACTAAAATCAGAAATTGGATTATTACTTTTATTACTTAAAGATTTGTGGACTGGCGATCTAACTGTTGGAGGAACCAGTAGTATTGGACGGGGAAGGTTGAAAGGTGAAAATGCAACTATTCAATATGGCGATAAAAATTGGACAATTGTACAAAATTCTAGTAATAAAGATTTGACTATCAATAACCCGGACGATTTGGAGCAATTTGTTACAGCTTTATATCAGGAGGTGACACCTTGA
- the csx19 gene encoding CRISPR-associated protein Csx19, protein MNKPKCEHIEVPVDFNLQNWLEEQGNTYKLKYLLAHAEDGVIWGKFQDGNLITADSVFSEFVKLRLSTLQQCRIFGEDSELMFWQTDEGFKARLVEDKHMHQEEYIREYQILWGTHGQKQESEGFTLLWHGKQGLRHAVPFTDIELEKDGKLKNLVRLQVKHYIDYDDAGVARIFLSRLVNLTIKEGN, encoded by the coding sequence TTGAATAAGCCTAAATGCGAACATATAGAAGTACCAGTAGATTTTAATTTGCAAAACTGGTTGGAAGAACAAGGGAATACATATAAATTGAAATATTTATTAGCCCATGCGGAAGATGGAGTTATATGGGGAAAATTCCAAGATGGAAATTTAATAACAGCAGATAGTGTTTTTTCTGAATTTGTTAAATTGCGTCTATCGACGTTACAACAGTGTCGGATTTTTGGCGAAGATTCGGAATTGATGTTTTGGCAAACAGATGAGGGTTTTAAAGCTCGTTTAGTCGAAGATAAGCATATGCATCAAGAAGAATATATTCGTGAATATCAAATACTTTGGGGTACGCATGGTCAAAAACAAGAATCTGAAGGTTTTACCTTACTTTGGCATGGTAAACAGGGCTTAAGACACGCCGTACCTTTTACCGATATTGAATTAGAAAAAGATGGAAAATTAAAAAATCTAGTTCGCTTACAAGTTAAGCATTATATTGATTATGATGACGCTGGTGTTGCACGGATTTTTCTTAGTCGTTTAGTAAATCTAACTATAAAGGAAGGTAATTAA
- a CDS encoding TIGR03986 family CRISPR-associated RAMP protein: MNPRHIKEITDPNRIAVAPYNFVELPSKIVEIKEEDLPQQNIYSKNRYTGSIQCKLTTESPLYIRCGLTKEEFACGAESKDLPNFFYTEPEFKHLKPVLPGSSLRGMIHNLVEIISFSKITKVINKKPFYRSLGDKALKEIYSSNFIEESKLAHPNNPSKQIPCYRSKVHTGFIRVRNNGYIIEECGYGRIDRVNIPYDITKPCPPLYLGKKPGVFPNWKYQHQNLYVDIDANEKNYFFQRQVTTDRRTGKQKERHQDIYLRYRSVNSASLRQSSGMTAATLVITGDMRYKHLEFVFLQENLKEYQIPREVIQRFHDDDQITKWQEDAFPKGKPNKSRKNDGHLRDGEPVFFLLNEDGETIRFLGRAQMFRLPYDLSPYDLIPENLCDRSKTDIAEAIFGYVGGQERKECRAGRVFFSDAVCTQPGNVWLQGDFEKTLTPKILGSPKPTTFQHYLVQTREKPEDLQHYSPQKKEYQTTIRGHKLYWHKQNLQIADIEAGIKKSDVNKIEKPSSQHTKIKPIKVGVQFTFDIHFENLTDIELGAILWILQKAAEPKYCLSLGMGKPLGMGAVKIEHQLLLSNRQERYSKLFSSSHQWLSGEDNQSKTDSILTDCINAFEQFIVNNIHLDDHPEGHNAVKLNEIPRIKMLLLMLQCDRPPSSNDTRYMTIEAKEYINRPVLPTPFQVMGELGQDKRRFRNTSNVNLPKPTTNIPLAKASQQFKVGQILDATVSNIKGVKVTYQLPDGIKKTTEEHKAAKFLEAGQNVKVKITAVKDDGSIKNVKYHE, from the coding sequence ATGAATCCAAGACATATTAAAGAAATTACAGATCCAAATCGTATTGCTGTTGCACCTTATAATTTTGTAGAGTTACCGAGTAAGATAGTTGAAATTAAAGAAGAAGATTTACCCCAGCAAAATATTTATTCAAAAAATCGCTATACGGGTAGTATTCAATGTAAGCTCACGACTGAATCACCTTTATATATTCGTTGTGGTCTAACTAAAGAAGAATTTGCATGTGGTGCAGAATCAAAAGATTTACCTAATTTTTTCTATACCGAACCAGAGTTTAAGCATTTAAAACCTGTGCTTCCCGGAAGCAGTTTGCGAGGAATGATTCATAATCTGGTTGAAATTATCAGTTTTAGCAAAATTACAAAAGTTATAAATAAAAAACCTTTCTATCGTTCTTTAGGAGACAAAGCTCTCAAAGAAATATATTCTTCTAACTTTATTGAAGAATCTAAACTTGCACATCCTAATAATCCAAGTAAACAGATACCTTGCTATCGCTCTAAAGTTCACACTGGATTTATACGGGTAAGAAATAATGGCTATATTATCGAAGAATGTGGCTATGGGCGCATTGATAGGGTAAACATTCCCTATGATATTACAAAACCTTGTCCACCACTATATCTGGGTAAAAAGCCTGGAGTATTTCCAAATTGGAAATATCAGCATCAAAATTTATACGTTGATATTGATGCAAATGAGAAAAATTATTTTTTCCAACGTCAAGTTACTACAGATAGAAGAACTGGTAAACAAAAAGAGCGACATCAAGATATTTATCTGAGATATCGTAGCGTTAATTCTGCAAGCTTAAGGCAATCCTCCGGAATGACAGCAGCTACATTAGTAATTACAGGAGATATGCGGTACAAGCACTTGGAGTTTGTTTTTTTGCAAGAAAATCTTAAAGAATATCAGATTCCTCGTGAAGTTATACAGCGCTTTCATGATGATGATCAAATAACAAAATGGCAAGAAGATGCATTTCCAAAAGGTAAACCTAATAAAAGTCGTAAAAATGATGGACATCTTAGGGATGGAGAGCCTGTTTTTTTCCTTTTGAATGAAGATGGCGAAACCATTCGTTTTTTAGGTAGAGCGCAAATGTTTCGTCTACCTTATGATTTATCTCCCTATGATTTAATCCCTGAAAACTTATGCGATCGCTCAAAAACTGATATTGCTGAAGCTATTTTTGGCTATGTTGGTGGACAAGAAAGAAAGGAATGTCGTGCAGGAAGAGTTTTTTTTAGTGATGCAGTTTGTACTCAACCTGGCAATGTTTGGTTACAAGGAGATTTTGAAAAAACTCTAACACCAAAAATCTTAGGTAGTCCGAAACCAACAACGTTCCAACACTATTTAGTTCAAACAAGGGAAAAGCCGGAAGATCTTCAGCATTACTCACCCCAGAAAAAGGAATATCAAACAACAATTCGCGGTCATAAATTATATTGGCATAAACAAAATTTACAGATAGCAGATATTGAAGCAGGTATTAAAAAATCGGATGTTAATAAAATTGAAAAACCTAGTTCTCAGCATACTAAAATTAAACCTATAAAAGTAGGTGTTCAGTTTACTTTTGATATCCACTTTGAAAACCTCACTGATATCGAGCTAGGTGCGATACTGTGGATATTACAAAAAGCAGCAGAACCTAAATATTGTTTATCTCTGGGTATGGGTAAGCCATTAGGAATGGGTGCTGTGAAAATAGAGCATCAACTTTTACTGAGTAACCGTCAGGAGCGTTACTCGAAACTATTTAGTAGTAGTCATCAATGGTTATCGGGAGAAGATAACCAAAGCAAGACTGATTCAATATTGACAGATTGTATTAATGCTTTTGAACAATTCATCGTTAATAATATCCATCTTGATGACCATCCAGAAGGACATAATGCAGTTAAACTAAATGAGATACCTCGGATTAAAATGCTTTTGTTGATGTTGCAGTGCGATCGCCCTCCGTCATCAAATGACACTCGTTATATGACAATTGAGGCTAAGGAGTATATAAACCGTCCAGTGCTTCCAACGCCATTCCAAGTCATGGGTGAATTAGGACAAGATAAGCGGAGATTTAGAAATACCTCTAACGTAAATTTACCAAAACCTACAACAAATATTCCACTAGCTAAAGCATCTCAGCAATTTAAGGTAGGTCAAATTTTGGATGCAACGGTTTCTAATATAAAGGGAGTTAAAGTAACTTATCAATTACCAGATGGAATAAAAAAAACTACAGAAGAGCATAAAGCAGCAAAATTCTTGGAAGCAGGACAAAATGTCAAAGTCAAAATTACTGCTGTAAAAGATGATGGTAGTATCAAAAATGTAAAATATCATGAGTAA
- a CDS encoding Uma2 family endonuclease: MTQALTKQVTFDEFIAWYPANTQQRYELRDGVIIEMPPPTGDHEQVIGFLVGEIVGEYKRLKLPYFIPKTAFVKPTKSESAYSPDVLLLNTPNLANEPLWKKESTVSDAASVPLVIEVVSTNWRDDYHKKLADYEEMGILEYWIADYAALGGRKFIGNPKQPTFSVCQLVEDEYQVSQFRGNSRIVSPLFPDLNLTADQIFQVVSRN; the protein is encoded by the coding sequence ATGACCCAAGCCTTAACCAAACAAGTAACTTTTGATGAATTTATTGCTTGGTATCCAGCAAACACGCAACAACGCTATGAACTACGTGATGGAGTAATTATTGAAATGCCGCCACCTACAGGAGACCACGAACAAGTTATTGGATTTTTAGTCGGAGAAATAGTTGGGGAATACAAACGTTTAAAACTTCCTTACTTCATCCCTAAGACAGCATTTGTTAAACCGACCAAGAGCGAATCAGCTTACTCGCCTGATGTGCTGCTACTAAACACCCCTAACTTAGCCAATGAACCTCTGTGGAAAAAAGAGTCAACTGTATCGGACGCTGCATCAGTTCCCTTAGTCATTGAGGTAGTAAGTACCAACTGGCGCGACGATTATCACAAAAAGCTTGCTGACTATGAAGAAATGGGTATTCTTGAATACTGGATTGCAGATTACGCAGCGTTAGGTGGGCGTAAGTTTATTGGCAATCCCAAACAGCCAACTTTCTCTGTGTGCCAGTTGGTTGAAGATGAGTATCAAGTCAGTCAGTTTAGAGGGAACTCGCGCATTGTCTCGCCTCTATTCCCAGACCTGAATTTGACTGCTGACCAGATTTTTCAGGTAGTAAGCCGCAATTGA